A portion of the Streptomyces sp. NBC_01335 genome contains these proteins:
- a CDS encoding HAD family hydrolase, which yields MDGMASHMVSHTLTVGFDLDMTLIDSRPGIKAAYVALSAETGVPIDADLVVSRLGPPVEDELANWFPADRVAATADHYREAYPRHAIAPTTALAGARAAIEAVQALGGRAIVVTAKHQPNAELHLTHLGLTPDLVIGNLWAEGKGTALLAEGAQVYVGDHIGDVRGAQVAGAVSVGVTTGPCDADELRAAGANVVLADLTAFPDWLQGYEAGRAALTS from the coding sequence ATGGACGGCATGGCTTCGCACATGGTTTCGCACACGCTGACGGTCGGCTTCGACCTCGACATGACGCTCATCGACTCCCGGCCCGGCATCAAGGCCGCCTACGTGGCCCTCTCGGCGGAGACCGGGGTGCCCATCGACGCCGACCTGGTCGTCAGCCGGCTGGGGCCGCCCGTCGAGGACGAGCTGGCGAACTGGTTCCCGGCGGACCGGGTGGCCGCCACCGCCGACCACTACCGGGAGGCCTACCCGCGCCACGCGATCGCCCCCACCACGGCGCTGGCCGGGGCACGGGCCGCGATCGAGGCGGTGCAGGCGCTGGGCGGCCGGGCGATCGTCGTCACCGCGAAGCACCAGCCGAACGCCGAGCTCCACCTCACCCACCTCGGCCTCACCCCCGACCTGGTGATCGGCAACCTCTGGGCGGAGGGGAAGGGCACGGCGCTGCTGGCGGAGGGCGCGCAGGTCTACGTCGGCGACCACATCGGCGACGTACGCGGGGCGCAGGTCGCCGGGGCGGTGTCGGTCGGCGTCACGACGGGCCCGTGCGACGCCGACGAGCTGCGGGCGGCGGGCGCGAACGTGGTCCTCGCCGACCTCACGGCCTTCCCGGACTGGCTCCAGGGGTACGAGGCCGGGCGCGCCGCGCTCACGTCGTAA
- a CDS encoding cold-shock protein, whose product MPTGKVKWFNNEKGFGFLSRDDGADVFVHSSVLPDGVDGLKPGQRVEFGVVAGQRGDQALSVTILDPTPSVAAAQRRKPDELASIVQDLTTVLENITPLLERGRYPDKASGAKIAGLLRAVADQLDV is encoded by the coding sequence GTGCCCACCGGCAAAGTCAAGTGGTTCAACAACGAGAAGGGCTTCGGCTTCCTCTCCCGTGACGACGGCGCGGACGTGTTCGTGCACTCGTCGGTCCTGCCCGACGGAGTCGACGGGCTCAAGCCCGGCCAGCGCGTCGAGTTCGGTGTGGTCGCCGGGCAACGCGGTGACCAGGCGCTTTCCGTCACGATCCTCGATCCGACCCCGTCCGTCGCGGCGGCCCAGCGCCGCAAGCCGGACGAGCTGGCGTCGATCGTCCAGGACCTGACGACGGTCCTGGAGAACATCACGCCGCTGCTGGAGCGGGGCCGCTACCCCGACAAGGCGTCCGGCGCGAAGATCGCCGGCCTGCTCCGCGCGGTCGCCGACCAGCTCGACGTGTAG
- a CDS encoding helicase C-terminal domain-containing protein: MGTTTPPRTLAEALRARGDEALAGLLRARPDLLTPVPGDITQLATRAGTRASVVRALEHLDRFALQTAEALAVAPDPAPYETLLRLLTGDGQDDGAHHDDAGAAITAALPGALNTLREQALVWGEDERLHLVRTARELLAPSPQHPSPTGLGPTVSEATAGMSPGRLQEILTAAGLPATYDPVSAVAALTGLFTDRTRMAELLDSAPVEALSVLDRLVWGPPYGEITPNPTPPVRWLRDRGLLLPVSARTVVLPREAALHLRAGRAHRVPEPVPPVVEPVAERDPQAVDRAAAGQAFLALSTVEDLLKLWNGGGPAVLRSGGLSVRELKRVASALDTTEPVAAFWVELAYATGLLAADGETDERYGATPAYDDWLELPAAQRWTRLALAWLAATRTAGLVGGQDAKGRALSALGPELDRSAAPDVRRRVLALFAALPPGTAPDPATLLTRLRWERPLRGGSRGDIHPRPEGGGSGASGASADSADLRSRIALWTVNEAELLGITGRGALSSQARALLPRAPEDSARAAALLAPLLPEPLDHVLLQADLTAVAPGPLERPLADVLHVLADVESKGGATVYRFTPGSVRRALDAGQSASDLHAFLGAHSRTPVPQPLTYLIDDVARRHGHLRIGAASSYVRCDDESVLNEILADKRAAVLRLRRLAPTVLASQTDPASLLEGLRDLGYAPAAESAEGDVLITRAGARRTPPRTAPVPVPEGPPVPDDTLLGAAVRAVRAGDTAATVVRKEPAAEVGAPSGTLPRTTPADTLATVQAAAMTGSTLWIGYVNAEGAASQRVIAPVRVEGGFVTAYDHTADEVRTYPLHRITGVAELAEE; encoded by the coding sequence ATGGGGACGACCACACCACCGCGCACGCTCGCCGAAGCTCTGCGTGCCCGCGGCGACGAAGCGCTGGCCGGGCTGCTGCGCGCCCGTCCCGACCTGCTCACGCCGGTACCGGGCGACATCACCCAGCTCGCCACCCGGGCCGGCACCCGGGCCTCCGTGGTGCGCGCGCTGGAGCACCTCGACCGGTTCGCGCTGCAGACCGCCGAGGCCCTCGCGGTGGCCCCCGACCCGGCCCCGTACGAGACGCTGCTGCGGCTGCTGACCGGCGACGGCCAGGACGACGGCGCCCACCACGACGACGCCGGGGCCGCGATCACCGCCGCGCTGCCGGGCGCCCTGAACACCCTGCGCGAACAGGCCCTGGTCTGGGGCGAGGACGAGCGGCTGCACCTGGTGCGCACCGCGCGGGAGCTGCTCGCACCGTCCCCGCAGCACCCCTCCCCCACCGGGCTCGGGCCGACCGTCTCGGAGGCCACCGCCGGGATGTCGCCGGGCCGGCTCCAGGAGATCCTGACCGCCGCCGGGCTCCCCGCCACCTACGATCCGGTCTCCGCGGTGGCCGCGCTGACCGGCCTCTTCACCGACCGCACGCGCATGGCGGAACTCCTGGACTCCGCGCCCGTGGAGGCGCTGTCGGTGCTGGACCGGCTGGTGTGGGGGCCGCCGTACGGCGAGATCACGCCGAACCCGACCCCGCCGGTCCGCTGGCTGCGCGACCGGGGGCTGCTGCTCCCGGTGTCGGCGCGCACCGTCGTACTGCCCCGCGAGGCGGCCCTGCACCTGCGGGCCGGGCGCGCCCACCGCGTACCGGAACCGGTGCCCCCGGTCGTGGAGCCGGTCGCCGAACGTGATCCCCAGGCTGTGGACAGGGCGGCGGCCGGGCAGGCGTTCCTCGCGCTCTCCACCGTCGAGGACCTGCTGAAACTCTGGAACGGCGGCGGCCCCGCCGTGCTGCGTTCCGGCGGACTGAGCGTGCGCGAGCTGAAGCGGGTCGCGAGCGCGCTCGACACGACCGAGCCGGTCGCCGCGTTCTGGGTCGAACTCGCCTACGCCACCGGGCTGCTCGCCGCCGACGGCGAGACCGACGAACGGTACGGCGCCACGCCCGCCTACGACGACTGGCTCGAACTCCCCGCCGCCCAGCGGTGGACCCGCCTCGCCCTCGCCTGGCTGGCCGCCACCCGCACCGCCGGACTCGTCGGCGGCCAGGACGCCAAGGGCCGTGCCCTCTCCGCGCTCGGCCCCGAACTGGACCGCTCCGCCGCCCCCGACGTACGCCGCCGGGTGCTCGCCCTCTTCGCCGCACTGCCGCCCGGCACCGCGCCCGACCCCGCGACCCTGCTCACCCGGCTGCGCTGGGAGCGCCCGCTGCGCGGCGGCTCGCGCGGCGACATCCACCCCCGGCCGGAAGGGGGAGGCTCCGGTGCGTCCGGCGCCTCCGCCGACAGCGCCGACCTGCGGTCACGCATCGCGCTGTGGACGGTCAACGAGGCCGAACTCCTCGGCATCACCGGCCGCGGCGCGCTCTCCTCCCAGGCCCGCGCCCTGCTCCCGCGCGCCCCGGAGGACTCCGCCCGCGCCGCGGCGCTGCTCGCCCCGCTGCTGCCGGAACCGCTCGACCACGTACTCCTCCAGGCCGACCTGACGGCCGTCGCCCCCGGGCCGCTGGAACGCCCGCTCGCCGACGTCCTGCACGTCCTCGCGGACGTCGAGTCCAAGGGCGGCGCGACGGTCTACCGCTTCACCCCCGGCTCGGTGCGCCGGGCGCTGGACGCCGGGCAGAGCGCCTCCGACCTGCACGCCTTTCTCGGCGCGCACAGCCGCACCCCGGTACCGCAGCCGCTGACCTACCTCATCGACGACGTGGCCCGGCGCCACGGCCACCTCCGGATCGGCGCCGCGTCCTCGTACGTACGCTGCGACGACGAGTCCGTACTCAACGAGATCCTGGCCGACAAGCGCGCCGCCGTCCTGCGGCTGCGCCGGCTCGCCCCGACCGTCCTCGCCTCCCAGACCGATCCCGCGTCCCTCCTCGAAGGGCTGCGCGACCTCGGCTACGCCCCGGCCGCCGAGTCCGCCGAGGGCGACGTCCTGATCACCCGCGCCGGTGCCCGCCGCACCCCGCCGCGTACCGCCCCCGTCCCCGTACCCGAGGGCCCGCCGGTACCGGACGACACCCTGCTCGGCGCGGCGGTTCGGGCCGTCCGGGCCGGCGACACGGCTGCCACGGTCGTCCGCAAGGAGCCCGCCGCCGAGGTCGGCGCCCCGTCCGGCACGCTCCCCCGCACCACCCCGGCCGACACCCTCGCCACCGTCCAGGCCGCCGCCATGACGGGGTCCACGCTCTGGATCGGCTACGTCAACGCGGAGGGCGCCGCCAGCCAGCGCGTGATCGCCCCGGTGCGGGTGGAGGGCGGCTTCGTCACCGCGTACGACCACACCGCCGACGAGGTCCGCACGTATCCGCTGCACCGCATCACGGGGGTCGCGGAACTGGCGGAGGAGTAG